GTAAACTATTTTCTAAAGTCAAGCCTACTTTATTGTACAATTTATTATAACGCGTTTGGTCGTTAATATTTGAATTAAGAAACGACTCCCCAAAACGATCAACAGTTGAAGAACCAACCGTTGAGAAAACAGTGCGCTGATTGAACTCGAAAAATTTATTCTCATAATTAACTTGATGCGAAACATACAAATTTGTGTTACCTTTTTTTGGATTTATTCTGAAATTATGATCCAGAAAAAATCTTTTACCTTTTAGGAAAGATTTTGCGTCTGTAAAATACACTTCAAAACGTTGTCTATTATTAAAGCTTGCATTTTCACTTTCAAAATCTTCAATAGTAGTAATCCCTCCATTCTCTTCATTTAAAATGTCTTGAAAAGTATAATGCGCCTTTGCAAAATAACGCTTGTTTTTTGTATTATAGCTAGAAGTAAACCTAAAATTACCCGTACTAGATAATTGGTTCAAATATTCCCCCTCAGAGCGAAGGCCTTTATATGCAATAGAAAAATTAAGATTGTCTGAAGTATTTAAAGTAATAAAAGCATCAACAGATTGACCTCTATTTATGGTCGTTTTAAAATACAACTCAGTAACAGGTGTTGCAACCGAATAGTAACGTAAGTGTTGTGCTTCAAGAAAATTAAAATGCTTGGCTTTGAAACCAAACTCAGGTAACGAATTGTACTCTCTTAGACTATACTGTAAAGTATTATAGGTTTGACCATCATTAGCAAATGGAAGTAAACCAAAAATATCTTTACGTAAATAATTATGACTGTATTCTTTTTGAATGGTCAAAGAAGTGTCTATATAAGTGGTGTCGTTATCAAGTGTGATTACTTTATAAAGATCAATAGATGCTACTTTTTTGTTTTTAAGTGAATCCGGAATTCTTATTGATTTCGGTTTTTGTACAATAGATTCATTTTTTGATTGTGCAAAAAAAGTAAATTGAAAAAAAATAAAAAAAAAAATAAAAAAATTTTTCATTTGATAAATAGTATTGCCTTGAGTGCAAAGATAAATTTTATCAAACAATACCTAAGTTTTATTTCAAAATAAATTAAACAATTGAAATTTAAAAAAACATAGTTCACATGATTCAAAAAAAAAGCTGCGAGATAAAATCTCGCAGCTTAATAAAAAACTAT
This portion of the Flavobacterium sp. CECT 9288 genome encodes:
- a CDS encoding putative porin encodes the protein MKNFFIFFFIFFQFTFFAQSKNESIVQKPKSIRIPDSLKNKKVASIDLYKVITLDNDTTYIDTSLTIQKEYSHNYLRKDIFGLLPFANDGQTYNTLQYSLREYNSLPEFGFKAKHFNFLEAQHLRYYSVATPVTELYFKTTINRGQSVDAFITLNTSDNLNFSIAYKGLRSEGEYLNQLSSTGNFRFTSSYNTKNKRYFAKAHYTFQDILNEENGGITTIEDFESENASFNNRQRFEVYFTDAKSFLKGKRFFLDHNFRINPKKGNTNLYVSHQVNYENKFFEFNQRTVFSTVGSSTVDRFGESFLNSNINDQTRYNKLYNKVGLTLENSLLGKFYFFIDDFRSNSYYNRILIFNNQTNIPSSLSQDINTVLGKYAFDREKFSGDFSYQRSITPQSLSNLDANFKFNFNEDFQLSLQYQNLNKLPNNNYNLYQSSYIQYNWSNDFKNEKINILNANLVSPWVDIDFQYTMLNDYLYFTNIATVQQKSVRTQIVAPAQYNETINYASLKLSKEISFGNFALDNTVLFQKTTQDELVLNVPELVTRNTIYYSNYFFKNALFLQTGVSLNYFTNYFANEYNPLIGEFFVQNEKQIGNHPYLDFFINAKIQRTRIYLKAEHFNSSFTGNNFYSSPNNPSRDFTIRFGLIWNFFN